In a genomic window of Mycolicibacterium neoaurum VKM Ac-1815D:
- a CDS encoding FadR/GntR family transcriptional regulator: MAGSTPLSPMIGRDAVPSVAGAPIRSPKTAELVAGTLRRMVVDGQLKEGDFLPNEAELMAHFGVSRPTLREAVRVLESERLVEVRRGSRTGARVRVPGPEIVARPVGLLLELSGATIADVMTARAGIEPMAVRLLTESGNTAAFDELDTMITEYVPSGRETGRMAETTGDFHQRMVELSGNATLTIMAGMLHEITVRHTAFAMKENRPLSKSDFEILMRSYKRLMTLMRSGDGGAAEAHWRKHLDTARELLLKGMETVKVRDVMG; this comes from the coding sequence GTGGCAGGCAGCACCCCGCTTTCACCGATGATCGGCCGCGATGCCGTCCCCTCGGTAGCCGGTGCGCCCATCCGGAGCCCGAAGACCGCCGAGCTGGTCGCGGGCACCCTGCGGCGCATGGTGGTCGACGGCCAGCTCAAGGAGGGCGACTTCCTGCCCAACGAGGCCGAACTGATGGCGCATTTCGGGGTCAGCCGCCCCACGTTGCGCGAGGCGGTGCGGGTGCTGGAGTCCGAGCGGCTCGTCGAGGTGCGCCGCGGTTCACGCACCGGCGCCCGGGTCCGCGTGCCCGGCCCCGAGATCGTCGCCCGCCCGGTGGGTCTTCTCCTGGAGCTGTCCGGGGCCACCATCGCCGATGTGATGACCGCTCGCGCCGGTATCGAGCCGATGGCGGTGCGCCTGCTCACTGAGTCGGGGAACACGGCGGCCTTCGACGAACTCGACACGATGATCACCGAGTATGTCCCGTCCGGGCGCGAGACGGGCCGCATGGCGGAGACGACGGGCGACTTCCACCAGCGCATGGTGGAGTTGTCGGGCAACGCGACGCTGACGATCATGGCCGGGATGCTGCACGAGATCACGGTGCGGCACACCGCCTTCGCCATGAAGGAGAACCGACCGCTTTCCAAGTCGGACTTCGAGATCCTGATGCGGTCCTACAAGCGGTTGATGACGTTGATGCGCTCGGGTGACGGCGGGGCCGCCGAGGCGCACTGGCGCAAACATCTCGACACCGCCCGCGAACTACTGCTGAAGGGCATGGAGACCGTCAAGGTCCGCGATGTCATGGGTTGA
- a CDS encoding DUF3556 domain-containing protein, with amino-acid sequence MGFLKQNTPVIDFEEWSKGTRAERIVPMARHWAEVGFGTPVALHLFYVVKILAYILVAWVLVLSTTDGLGGFTDVTAWYAEPILYQKVVFYTMLFEVIGLGCGFGPLNNRFFPPMGSILYWLRPGTIRLPPWPNRIPLTRGDGRTVLDVVLYAALLVMLVVALFSQGTGPIPELGTDVGVLPVWQTATILGLLALAGLRDKVIFLAARGEVYGSLAFCFLFSGADIIIAAKLVCLVIWLGAATSKLNKHFPFVISTMMSNNPIFRSPAIKRKFFEHFPDDLRPGWRSRFIGHFSTAVEGLVPLVLFFSHGGVAGAVAAAVMLIFHFGILSSIPMGVPLEWNVFMMFSVLTLFVGQAPIGLGDLNGPWPLVLFAVVAGTVVLGNLFPRKVSFLPGMRYYAGNWDTSLWCIKPSADAKIAAGIVAIASMPAAQLEKFYGSKEAAQIPMYMGYAFRSFNTHGRALFTLAHRAMAGHNEDDYTLTDGERIVSTAIGWNFGDGHMSNEQLVAALQSRCHFEPGEVRIVMLDAQPIHRQTQQYRLVDAATGEFERGHVKVADMVTRQPWDDTVPVHDVVSSSTLRQGRESADG; translated from the coding sequence ATGGGATTCCTGAAGCAGAACACTCCGGTGATCGACTTCGAGGAGTGGAGCAAGGGCACCCGCGCCGAACGGATCGTCCCGATGGCGCGGCACTGGGCCGAGGTCGGCTTCGGCACGCCGGTGGCCCTGCATCTCTTCTACGTCGTGAAGATCCTCGCCTACATCCTGGTGGCCTGGGTGCTGGTGTTGTCCACCACCGATGGCCTCGGCGGGTTCACCGACGTCACGGCCTGGTACGCCGAGCCGATCCTGTACCAGAAGGTCGTCTTCTACACGATGCTCTTCGAGGTCATCGGCCTCGGCTGCGGATTCGGGCCGCTGAACAACCGATTCTTCCCGCCGATGGGATCGATCCTGTACTGGTTGCGACCCGGCACCATTCGCCTGCCACCGTGGCCCAACCGGATCCCGCTGACCCGAGGGGACGGCCGCACCGTGCTGGACGTGGTGCTCTACGCGGCGCTGCTGGTGATGCTCGTCGTCGCCCTCTTCTCACAAGGGACCGGACCCATCCCGGAACTGGGCACCGACGTCGGGGTGCTGCCGGTCTGGCAGACCGCGACGATCCTCGGCCTGCTGGCGCTGGCCGGGCTGCGCGACAAGGTGATCTTCCTGGCCGCCCGCGGTGAGGTGTACGGATCGCTGGCGTTCTGCTTCCTGTTCAGCGGCGCCGACATCATCATCGCCGCGAAGCTGGTGTGCCTGGTCATCTGGTTGGGCGCGGCCACATCGAAGCTCAACAAACACTTCCCGTTTGTCATCTCCACCATGATGAGCAACAACCCGATCTTCCGGTCGCCGGCGATCAAACGAAAGTTCTTCGAGCACTTCCCCGACGACCTGCGGCCCGGCTGGCGATCCCGATTCATCGGACACTTCTCGACCGCCGTCGAGGGGCTGGTGCCGTTGGTGCTGTTCTTCAGCCACGGGGGTGTGGCCGGCGCGGTTGCCGCGGCGGTCATGCTCATCTTCCATTTCGGCATCCTGAGCTCCATCCCGATGGGTGTGCCGCTGGAGTGGAACGTCTTCATGATGTTCAGCGTGCTGACGCTGTTCGTCGGCCAGGCGCCGATCGGGCTCGGCGACCTTAACGGCCCGTGGCCGCTGGTGCTGTTCGCGGTCGTCGCCGGCACCGTCGTGCTGGGAAATCTGTTCCCGCGCAAGGTGTCCTTCCTGCCCGGCATGCGGTACTACGCCGGGAACTGGGACACCTCGCTGTGGTGCATCAAACCCTCGGCCGACGCGAAGATCGCAGCGGGCATCGTCGCGATCGCCAGCATGCCTGCCGCCCAGCTGGAGAAGTTCTACGGCAGCAAGGAGGCCGCGCAGATCCCGATGTACATGGGGTATGCGTTCCGCTCGTTCAACACCCATGGTCGCGCCCTGTTCACCCTGGCCCACCGGGCGATGGCCGGGCACAACGAGGACGACTACACGCTGACCGACGGCGAGCGGATCGTGTCCACCGCCATCGGTTGGAACTTCGGTGACGGCCACATGAGCAACGAACAGTTGGTGGCGGCCCTGCAGTCGCGCTGCCACTTCGAGCCCGGCGAGGTGCGGATCGTGATGCTCGACGCGCAACCCATCCACCGCCAAACCCAGCAGTACCGGCTGGTCGACGCCGCGACCGGAGAGTTCGAGCGCGGCCACGTCAAGGTCGCCGACATGGTGACCCGCCAGCCGTGGGACGACACGGTGCCGGTGCACGACGTGGTCAGCTCATCGACCCTGCGTCAGGGGCGGGAAAGTGCGGATGGCTGA
- a CDS encoding NUDIX hydrolase has translation MSYDSGDHPAVAVAVDLVTLTIRSDELCALMVRRGVEPFRDRWALPGGFVRPDEDLDAAAGRELAEETGLTTDRLHLEQLGSYGAPQRDPRMRVVSVAYLGLAPDLPLPIPGGDADGAQWLPVAALAGLAFDHDRILADGVERARAKLEYTPLATTFCPAEFTVAELRRVYEIVWGTTLDSRNFHRKVTGADGFLVPTGRTTGRDGGRPAQLYRRGDLQLLHPPMMRAG, from the coding sequence GTGTCCTACGACTCGGGTGACCATCCGGCGGTCGCCGTCGCCGTCGATCTGGTGACGCTGACCATCCGATCCGACGAGTTGTGCGCGCTGATGGTGCGCCGCGGCGTGGAGCCGTTCCGTGACCGCTGGGCGTTGCCCGGCGGCTTCGTGCGCCCCGACGAGGATCTCGATGCCGCCGCCGGACGCGAGCTGGCCGAGGAAACCGGCCTGACGACCGACCGCCTGCACCTCGAGCAGCTCGGTAGTTACGGTGCGCCGCAACGTGACCCGCGGATGCGGGTGGTTTCCGTCGCCTACCTCGGGTTGGCGCCCGATCTTCCGCTGCCCATCCCCGGCGGCGATGCCGACGGCGCGCAATGGCTACCGGTGGCCGCTCTCGCCGGTCTGGCGTTCGACCATGATCGGATCCTGGCCGACGGGGTCGAACGCGCAAGGGCCAAGCTGGAATACACCCCGCTGGCCACGACGTTCTGTCCGGCCGAATTCACCGTGGCCGAACTGCGTCGCGTGTATGAGATCGTCTGGGGGACAACCTTGGACAGTCGCAACTTCCATCGCAAGGTGACCGGGGCCGACGGATTCCTGGTGCCCACGGGTCGCACCACCGGACGCGATGGCGGCAGGCCTGCCCAGCTGTACCGGCGGGGAGACCTGCAGCTGTTGCACCCGCCGATGATGCGCGCCGGGTGA
- a CDS encoding SPFH domain-containing protein, with protein sequence MAVITRYPLIRHLRVAPTTHIRALRSGKVSHDGAGLAFWFRPLTAALSEIPLDDRELPLFFHARTVDFQDVTVQATVTYRIVDPALAAARIDFAIDVDTGAWRAAPLEQVAGLLTESAQQHALDLLARTALTDALVDGITAVRERMSGGLTADPRLAETGIAVIGVRVVAIRPEPEVERALQTPTREKVQQDADKATFERRALAVERERAIGENELQTKIELARREEELVAQNGANDRLKTQESWAADAIATEAKARREVALAEAQAQAARLVGAAEADAEAARLAAYRDLDEATLIGLAVKELAANLPKVEHLVLTPDLLAPVLARLGATS encoded by the coding sequence ATGGCCGTAATCACCCGATACCCACTGATCCGTCACCTGCGGGTGGCACCGACCACACACATCCGCGCTCTGCGGTCCGGGAAGGTCAGCCACGACGGGGCCGGGCTGGCGTTCTGGTTCCGTCCGCTCACCGCGGCGCTGTCGGAGATTCCGCTCGACGACCGCGAACTGCCGTTGTTCTTCCACGCCCGTACCGTCGATTTCCAGGACGTCACCGTGCAGGCGACGGTCACCTACCGCATCGTCGATCCCGCATTGGCGGCCGCCCGTATCGATTTCGCGATCGACGTCGACACCGGAGCGTGGCGGGCGGCGCCGCTGGAGCAGGTGGCCGGCCTGTTGACCGAATCGGCGCAGCAGCACGCGCTGGATCTGTTGGCGCGCACGGCGCTGACCGATGCACTGGTAGACGGGATCACCGCGGTCCGGGAGCGGATGAGCGGCGGGCTCACCGCCGATCCGCGCCTGGCCGAAACCGGTATCGCCGTGATCGGCGTGCGGGTGGTGGCCATCCGGCCCGAACCGGAGGTCGAGCGTGCACTGCAGACGCCGACCCGCGAGAAGGTGCAGCAGGACGCCGACAAGGCAACCTTCGAGCGCCGCGCGCTGGCCGTGGAACGCGAGCGCGCCATCGGTGAGAACGAGTTGCAGACCAAGATCGAACTGGCCCGTCGCGAAGAGGAATTGGTGGCTCAGAACGGCGCCAACGACCGGCTCAAGACCCAGGAGTCCTGGGCAGCCGATGCCATCGCCACCGAGGCCAAGGCGCGACGCGAGGTCGCGTTGGCCGAGGCGCAGGCGCAGGCCGCGCGGTTGGTCGGCGCGGCCGAAGCCGATGCCGAGGCCGCCCGGTTGGCTGCCTATCGCGATCTGGACGAGGCAACGCTGATCGGATTGGCGGTCAAGGAGTTGGCGGCGAACCTGCCGAAGGTGGAGCACCTGGTGTTGACACCAGATCTGCTGGCGCCGGTGCTGGCACGGCTGGGGGCGACGTCATGA
- a CDS encoding NAD(+)/NADH kinase, with translation MTLPPRAVIVHRRTELDDALARHGTHGQAAYFLSSRGQDIAELEQRHRLVQEALTTVSAALPVEWRRGRVERADLSRFLFEPEDVVIIVGQDGLVANVAKYLLGQPVIGINPDPGRNAGVLVGHQPAAVAGLLRAAVHPDADAEFRAMVAARTDDGQQLTALNEIFVGHAGHQTARYTLGLPDGRVEQQASSGVIVSTGTGSTGWCRSIWQQQARSVRLPDPEDARLAWFVREAWPSRATGTTLVEGELAGAAMTLRVESDRLVAFGDGVESDALTLSWGQRITVGLAQQRLRLLR, from the coding sequence ATGACATTGCCACCGCGGGCGGTCATCGTGCACCGCCGCACCGAACTCGATGACGCGCTGGCCCGGCATGGCACGCACGGTCAGGCGGCCTACTTCCTGAGTAGCCGCGGGCAGGACATTGCCGAGCTGGAGCAGCGGCACCGCCTGGTACAGGAGGCCTTGACCACGGTCAGCGCCGCGCTGCCCGTGGAGTGGCGCCGCGGCCGGGTCGAGCGCGCGGACCTGTCCAGGTTCCTGTTCGAGCCCGAGGACGTCGTGATCATCGTCGGGCAGGACGGGCTGGTCGCCAACGTCGCGAAATATCTGCTCGGACAACCTGTTATCGGCATCAACCCCGATCCCGGCCGCAACGCGGGGGTGTTGGTGGGCCACCAGCCCGCGGCGGTGGCCGGCCTGCTGCGGGCGGCTGTGCACCCCGACGCCGACGCCGAGTTCCGGGCCATGGTTGCCGCCCGCACCGATGACGGTCAGCAGTTGACCGCGCTCAACGAAATCTTCGTCGGGCACGCCGGCCACCAGACGGCCCGCTACACCCTGGGGTTGCCCGACGGCCGGGTCGAGCAGCAGGCGTCCTCGGGGGTGATCGTCTCGACCGGGACGGGCTCCACCGGGTGGTGCCGTTCGATCTGGCAGCAACAGGCGCGCAGTGTCCGGCTGCCCGATCCGGAAGACGCGCGGCTGGCGTGGTTCGTCCGCGAGGCATGGCCGTCACGCGCGACGGGGACGACACTGGTCGAGGGTGAGTTGGCGGGTGCGGCAATGACCCTGCGTGTCGAATCCGATCGGTTGGTCGCCTTCGGTGACGGGGTGGAATCCGACGCGCTGACCCTGTCCTGGGGTCAGCGGATCACCGTCGGGCTGGCGCAGCAGCGGTTGCGGCTGCTGCGCTGA
- a CDS encoding DoxX family protein: protein MADAPHDVALLVLRLVLGLTMAAHGYNKFFGGGRIPGTAGWFDSIGMKPGLFHARVAASTEIAAGLGVALGLLTPIPAAGFVALMLVAAWTVHRHNGFFIVKEGWEYNLVLAVAAVAIAGTGPGRYSLDHLLFPDIGWLSGWAGLAIAAGLGLAGGIGQLVLFFRPPSTTSR from the coding sequence GTGGCTGATGCTCCTCACGATGTTGCGCTGTTGGTCCTGCGGCTCGTCCTCGGCCTGACCATGGCCGCCCACGGGTACAACAAGTTCTTCGGCGGCGGCCGGATCCCTGGTACCGCCGGCTGGTTCGACAGCATCGGCATGAAGCCGGGCCTGTTCCATGCCCGGGTTGCCGCCAGCACCGAGATCGCCGCAGGCCTCGGCGTGGCGCTGGGCCTGCTGACCCCCATCCCGGCGGCCGGGTTCGTCGCGCTGATGCTCGTCGCCGCGTGGACCGTGCACCGCCACAACGGCTTCTTCATCGTCAAGGAGGGTTGGGAGTACAACCTGGTGCTCGCGGTCGCCGCGGTGGCCATCGCCGGTACCGGACCCGGCCGCTACAGCCTCGATCACCTGCTGTTCCCAGATATCGGTTGGCTGTCGGGCTGGGCTGGCCTGGCCATCGCGGCCGGGCTCGGGTTGGCAGGTGGCATCGGCCAATTGGTCCTCTTCTTCCGACCCCCGAGCACCACCTCTCGGTGA
- a CDS encoding RidA family protein — MTDIVRSAPEIGYLSPQSFAELGISQTVTAGGTVYVSGIAPLTPEFDVVGPDLAEQLRFVLDVLDRSLVAAGTDRTRLVAWTIYARDLTALSGCLPMLRDWVGEHRPASTWIGAAGFIHPAQLIELTATAVI; from the coding sequence ATGACCGATATCGTCCGGTCGGCACCGGAGATCGGTTATCTGAGCCCCCAGTCGTTTGCCGAACTCGGTATCTCGCAGACCGTCACCGCCGGTGGGACGGTCTACGTGTCCGGTATCGCACCGCTGACACCCGAATTCGACGTGGTCGGTCCGGATCTCGCCGAGCAACTACGTTTCGTGCTCGACGTGCTCGATCGCTCGCTCGTCGCCGCGGGCACCGACCGGACCCGGCTGGTGGCCTGGACCATCTATGCCCGTGACCTGACCGCACTGTCGGGATGTCTTCCCATGCTGCGTGATTGGGTCGGGGAACACCGGCCCGCCAGCACCTGGATCGGTGCGGCCGGGTTCATCCACCCCGCACAGCTGATCGAGCTCACCGCCACCGCGGTGATCTGA
- a CDS encoding WS/DGAT domain-containing protein: MATDRLTAVDAQMFWMSATIPNDTFLLYAFDGVPDDLDAAIAELIVAARTSVDLTRRVHDESRLHYPEWVPATVGRECIVTHLADGWADCLSVVVALVDDQLDARVMPWRIHLFVGIAGVPGIAGPATVAVLQITHALGGGGRTCAPAAVMFGRRAVVEPIRPRYGHPALLVWRSIEAAGAHRELVRDSEMGRVPGPAPTRPPLRTNASPAGLRSMRTLVFDRAELAGATVTVAALSAISAALAAHLSTLGEDTSTLGAEVTMAKPGPRRAYNHFGTVGVGLHPDLTVLQRRAAIAGELADRRARAAHPAMRASDRAFAATPAPLLRWGVSKFDPSVRAPAVTGNTVVSSVKCGPADFAFGGRPVRMAAAFPGLSPMVGLTHCVTGVGDTIAISVFAAESAVGDVDEYLERLGSAFS; this comes from the coding sequence GTGGCCACCGATAGGTTGACCGCGGTCGACGCCCAGATGTTCTGGATGTCGGCCACGATTCCCAACGACACCTTCCTGCTCTATGCCTTCGACGGTGTGCCCGACGATCTCGACGCGGCCATCGCCGAGCTGATCGTCGCTGCGCGTACCTCGGTCGATCTCACGCGCCGTGTGCACGACGAGTCCCGGCTGCATTACCCGGAGTGGGTGCCCGCCACGGTGGGTCGAGAGTGCATCGTCACCCATCTGGCCGACGGCTGGGCGGACTGCCTGTCGGTCGTGGTGGCGCTGGTCGACGATCAGCTCGATGCGCGGGTGATGCCTTGGCGGATACACCTTTTCGTCGGCATCGCCGGCGTTCCCGGTATCGCCGGGCCGGCAACCGTTGCGGTACTGCAGATCACCCATGCCCTCGGCGGGGGCGGGCGGACCTGTGCTCCGGCCGCGGTGATGTTCGGCAGGCGCGCCGTCGTGGAGCCGATCCGACCCAGGTACGGTCACCCGGCGCTGTTGGTGTGGCGCAGCATCGAGGCGGCAGGGGCGCACCGGGAGTTGGTGCGCGACAGCGAGATGGGCCGCGTGCCTGGTCCAGCTCCGACGCGACCGCCGTTGCGCACCAACGCCAGTCCGGCAGGCCTGCGCAGCATGCGCACGCTGGTGTTCGACCGGGCCGAGCTCGCAGGGGCGACAGTGACGGTCGCCGCGTTGTCGGCCATCTCGGCGGCGCTGGCCGCCCATTTGTCCACACTGGGAGAGGACACGTCGACGCTGGGAGCGGAGGTCACGATGGCCAAACCGGGCCCGCGCCGTGCCTACAACCATTTCGGCACCGTCGGCGTCGGCCTGCATCCGGATCTGACTGTGCTCCAACGCCGTGCGGCGATTGCCGGCGAACTTGCCGACCGCCGCGCCCGCGCCGCGCACCCGGCGATGCGCGCCTCCGATCGCGCCTTCGCGGCCACCCCGGCGCCCCTGCTGCGGTGGGGGGTGAGCAAGTTCGATCCGTCGGTGCGGGCGCCGGCGGTGACCGGCAACACCGTGGTCTCCAGTGTCAAATGTGGCCCGGCGGACTTCGCCTTCGGTGGGAGGCCGGTGCGGATGGCGGCGGCGTTCCCCGGGTTGTCGCCGATGGTCGGATTGACCCACTGTGTGACCGGCGTCGGTGACACCATCGCGATCAGTGTGTTCGCCGCCGAGTCGGCGGTCGGCGACGTCGACGAATACCTGGAGCGGTTGGGCTCCGCTTTCTCCTAG
- a CDS encoding alpha/beta fold hydrolase, protein MTAGPLEIVTDDVTLRALTWGDWTDAAAPVAVCLHGFPDTAHGWREVAPRLAEAGWRVAAPFMRGYAPSSLSALDSYHVGALMDDALRVLDAAGPTGRDVIIGHDWGAMAATGLAAMPDSPFVKAAIMSVPPSAAFRSRAGLADAGRLMARLPRQLRRSWYILFFQLPWLPERVAERVVPRLWRDWSPGYDGAEDVDRVLRAIGAPANWRAALGYYRAMVRNSRPPARYAELQRYWLQAPVLPTLYLHGSDDGCASADYTEWVRRVLPPGSSAQVVGGGGHFLQLDQSEATAHHILEFIGSGHR, encoded by the coding sequence GTGACGGCGGGGCCCCTGGAGATCGTCACCGACGATGTCACGCTGCGCGCGCTGACCTGGGGTGACTGGACCGACGCGGCGGCACCGGTGGCGGTATGTCTGCACGGTTTCCCCGATACCGCCCACGGCTGGCGCGAGGTGGCGCCGCGGCTGGCCGAAGCGGGCTGGCGGGTGGCGGCGCCGTTCATGCGCGGATACGCACCGTCGTCGCTCTCGGCGCTGGACAGTTATCACGTCGGCGCGTTGATGGATGACGCGCTGCGGGTACTCGACGCCGCCGGACCGACCGGTCGCGATGTCATCATCGGGCACGACTGGGGTGCGATGGCGGCCACTGGGTTGGCGGCCATGCCGGACAGTCCGTTCGTGAAGGCCGCCATCATGTCGGTACCGCCCTCGGCGGCATTCCGGTCGCGCGCTGGTCTCGCCGATGCCGGCCGGCTGATGGCACGCCTGCCCCGCCAGCTGCGCCGCAGCTGGTACATCCTGTTCTTCCAATTACCGTGGCTGCCCGAGCGAGTCGCCGAGCGGGTGGTCCCGCGACTGTGGCGCGACTGGTCTCCGGGATATGACGGTGCCGAGGATGTCGACCGGGTCCTGCGCGCCATCGGTGCGCCGGCCAACTGGCGGGCGGCGCTGGGCTACTACCGGGCGATGGTGCGCAACTCGCGGCCGCCGGCCCGCTACGCCGAATTGCAGCGGTACTGGTTGCAGGCGCCGGTGTTGCCGACGTTGTATCTGCATGGCAGCGATGACGGTTGTGCCTCAGCCGATTACACCGAGTGGGTGCGTCGGGTGCTGCCACCGGGAAGCTCCGCGCAGGTCGTCGGCGGCGGCGGGCATTTCCTGCAGCTCGATCAGTCCGAGGCCACCGCGCACCACATCTTGGAGTTCATCGGAAGTGGCCACCGATAG
- a CDS encoding MCE family protein, with amino-acid sequence MVLTRRILIQVAVFIAISIVAIGIMAFSYMRLPNLLFGAGHYRVTLELPETGGLYERSNVTYRGSQVGRVEKVGLTERGTVEAVLSLESGVAIPADLDAAVHSQTAVGELFVELLPRTSDGPDLRDGDVIPLDRTTVPMDVNTLLDATNRGLQAIPGDNLRTAVDEAYLAVGGLGPDLNRLVKGSTALAIDARANLDPLTALIDQSKPVLDSQTDTAGSIRAWASNLATVTAELRDHDGAVRSILQEGPGAAEEVRALLDRLQPTLPIVLANLVNINEVAIAYQPALEQLLVLLPQGTATTQATGTANRNTKQDYKGAYLNFNLNLNLPPACTTGFLPAQQQRVAALEDYPDRPAGDLYCRIPQDSPNNVRGARNLPCITVPGKRAPTVAMCESDETYVPLNDGNNWKGDPNATLSGQAVPQLRPGQQPAETVPAPAPEPPAVAAAEYDPASGTYVGPDGKVYTQSNLGSTANEEQTWQTMLLPPPGR; translated from the coding sequence ATGGTGCTGACCAGGAGGATCCTGATTCAGGTGGCGGTCTTCATCGCCATCTCCATCGTCGCCATCGGCATCATGGCGTTCAGCTACATGCGGCTGCCCAACCTGCTGTTCGGCGCCGGGCACTACCGCGTCACCCTTGAGCTGCCCGAGACCGGCGGCCTCTACGAGCGCAGCAATGTCACCTACCGCGGTTCGCAGGTGGGCCGTGTCGAGAAGGTGGGACTGACCGAGCGCGGCACCGTCGAGGCGGTGCTGTCCCTGGAGTCCGGCGTGGCCATCCCGGCGGACCTGGACGCGGCGGTGCACAGTCAGACCGCCGTCGGCGAACTGTTCGTCGAACTGCTGCCGCGCACCTCCGATGGGCCGGACCTGCGCGACGGGGATGTCATCCCGCTGGACCGCACCACGGTGCCGATGGACGTCAACACGCTGCTCGATGCCACCAACCGTGGGTTGCAGGCGATCCCTGGCGACAACCTGCGCACCGCCGTCGACGAGGCGTACCTGGCCGTCGGCGGGTTGGGACCGGACCTCAACCGTCTGGTGAAGGGTTCCACCGCGCTGGCCATCGACGCCCGCGCCAACCTGGACCCGCTGACCGCACTGATCGATCAGTCCAAGCCCGTGCTGGACAGCCAGACCGACACCGCGGGCTCGATCAGGGCGTGGGCGTCCAACCTGGCGACCGTCACCGCCGAGCTGCGCGATCACGACGGCGCGGTGCGGTCGATCCTGCAGGAAGGTCCGGGCGCGGCCGAGGAGGTGCGTGCCCTGCTCGACCGGTTGCAGCCGACGCTGCCGATCGTGCTGGCCAACCTGGTCAACATCAACGAGGTGGCCATCGCCTACCAGCCCGCGCTGGAGCAGCTGCTGGTGCTGTTGCCGCAGGGCACCGCGACCACCCAGGCCACCGGTACCGCCAACCGCAACACCAAGCAGGACTACAAGGGTGCGTACCTGAACTTCAACCTGAACCTGAACCTGCCTCCGGCGTGCACCACCGGCTTCCTGCCTGCTCAGCAGCAGCGGGTCGCGGCACTGGAGGACTATCCCGACCGACCGGCCGGCGATCTCTACTGCCGCATCCCGCAGGATTCGCCGAACAACGTTCGTGGTGCCCGCAACCTGCCGTGTATCACCGTCCCGGGCAAGCGGGCGCCCACGGTGGCCATGTGCGAGAGTGACGAGACCTACGTCCCGCTCAACGACGGCAACAACTGGAAGGGTGACCCGAACGCCACCCTGTCCGGTCAGGCCGTTCCCCAACTGCGTCCGGGCCAGCAACCGGCGGAAACGGTGCCGGCCCCGGCACCGGAACCGCCCGCCGTCGCGGCCGCCGAATATGATCCGGCGAGCGGCACGTACGTTGGACCGGACGGCAAGGTGTACACCCAGTCCAATCTGGGCAGCACCGCGAATGAGGAGCAAACATGGCAGACGATGCTGCTACCCCCACCGGGGCGGTGA